In Planktothrix serta PCC 8927, a single window of DNA contains:
- a CDS encoding peptidylprolyl isomerase, with protein sequence MTGVFKVGETIITAEDLPSLLKRYQLMPLFLREVILEQAIAKITCTEAEQAAALERFENQHQLTSPEAKAAWLAAYDMTSEQLLEMAERPVRVEKFKQEMWSGRVENYFLSRKGSLDQVVYSLIRTKNPGLAQELYFRIAEGENSFAEVARDHSEGPESRSGGVLGPVPVSQPHPAISKLLSVSQPGQLWAPRPLAEWFVIIRLEKFLPAQLDESMRRRMIEEMFENWLREQLAQVGSLQPLRTSVSSVS encoded by the coding sequence ATGACAGGAGTGTTCAAAGTCGGAGAAACCATTATCACAGCAGAGGATCTACCATCGCTGCTCAAACGTTATCAGTTAATGCCATTATTTCTGCGAGAAGTGATTTTGGAGCAAGCGATCGCTAAGATCACTTGTACAGAGGCAGAACAAGCAGCGGCCCTCGAACGATTTGAAAATCAACACCAACTCACTTCCCCAGAAGCGAAAGCAGCTTGGCTAGCCGCTTATGATATGACCTCAGAACAACTTCTGGAAATGGCAGAACGCCCTGTGAGAGTCGAAAAATTTAAACAAGAGATGTGGAGTGGCCGAGTTGAGAATTATTTTTTGAGTCGCAAAGGGAGTTTAGATCAAGTTGTATATTCTTTAATTCGGACTAAAAATCCTGGCTTGGCCCAAGAACTCTATTTTAGAATTGCGGAGGGGGAAAATTCTTTTGCTGAGGTTGCTAGGGATCATTCAGAAGGGCCAGAATCTCGTTCTGGTGGAGTATTGGGCCCCGTTCCGGTATCCCAACCTCACCCAGCGATTAGTAAACTTTTATCGGTGAGTCAACCCGGTCAACTGTGGGCACCGCGCCCCTTGGCGGAATGGTTCGTGATTATTCGATTAGAAAAATTCCTTCCGGCTCAATTAGATGAATCTATGCGTCGCCGTATGATCGAAGAAATGTTTGAAAATTGGCTCCGAGAGCAATTGGCTCAAGTTGGCTCTCTACAACCTCTTCGCACTTCAGTATCTTCAGTGTCATGA
- a CDS encoding glycosyltransferase family 4 protein — protein sequence MKALFLHPNFPAQYRHIITTLGADPNNRVVFGTKNERPEWSIPGVEKAVFSPSREASAETHQYVRVLESAVLHGQAVFRMAEQLKAKGFVPDVICGHSGWGPTLFAKEAFPNTPLLCYFEWFYHAEGSDADFDPADPLSVDDKARIRVKNTPILIDLYSCDWGVSPTHWQQSQFPPELRQKISVIHDGVDTSYFKPNPGAKLVLPDLDLSGVEELVTYVGRGMEPYRGFPEFIEAVAYIQERRPKCHVVVVGSERVCYGKPLPNGISYKDYMLKKIPLDLSRIHFVGPLAYGQYLQVIQASDVHIYLTRPFVLSWSMIESLSTGCLVIGSDTAPVREVIQDGVNGLLVDFFSPKQIADRVDEVLDHPNRMAQLRVKARETALERYDLSKLLSKHLQLITEVANRSFPATVGRIEPGMVLR from the coding sequence ATGAAAGCATTGTTTTTACATCCTAACTTTCCCGCCCAATACCGCCATATTATTACAACTTTGGGTGCAGATCCCAATAATCGAGTTGTATTTGGGACAAAAAATGAGCGTCCAGAATGGAGTATTCCCGGAGTAGAAAAAGCCGTATTTAGTCCCAGTCGAGAAGCCAGTGCTGAAACCCATCAATATGTTCGGGTTTTAGAAAGTGCAGTCTTACATGGACAAGCGGTATTTAGAATGGCAGAACAACTCAAAGCCAAAGGATTTGTCCCCGATGTAATCTGTGGTCATTCCGGTTGGGGCCCCACTTTATTTGCCAAAGAAGCCTTTCCTAATACCCCGTTATTATGTTATTTCGAGTGGTTTTATCATGCAGAAGGTTCAGATGCCGACTTTGATCCGGCTGACCCTCTTAGTGTTGATGATAAAGCCCGAATTCGAGTTAAAAATACCCCGATTTTAATTGATTTATATTCGTGTGATTGGGGAGTTTCACCGACCCATTGGCAACAGTCCCAATTTCCCCCAGAACTTCGTCAAAAAATCTCTGTCATTCACGATGGAGTTGATACCAGCTATTTTAAACCCAATCCAGGAGCTAAACTGGTTTTACCGGATTTGGATTTATCGGGTGTAGAGGAACTGGTTACTTATGTCGGACGGGGAATGGAACCCTATCGGGGATTTCCCGAATTTATTGAAGCAGTGGCTTATATCCAAGAACGTAGACCCAAATGCCATGTTGTGGTTGTGGGATCAGAACGAGTTTGTTATGGTAAACCTTTACCCAACGGCATCAGTTATAAAGACTATATGCTCAAGAAAATCCCCTTGGATCTTTCTCGGATTCATTTCGTGGGGCCACTTGCCTATGGCCAATATCTGCAAGTGATTCAAGCTTCAGATGTCCATATTTATTTAACACGGCCGTTTGTCCTGTCCTGGTCAATGATTGAATCCCTGTCAACAGGTTGTCTAGTCATTGGTTCAGATACGGCTCCGGTGCGAGAAGTGATTCAAGATGGAGTCAATGGCTTATTGGTTGATTTCTTCTCTCCTAAACAGATTGCTGATCGAGTTGATGAAGTTCTGGATCATCCGAATCGTATGGCTCAATTGCGAGTCAAAGCTCGTGAAACCGCCTTAGAACGTTATGATTTGAGCAAACTCTTATCAAAACATCTGCAATTGATTACAGAAGTGGCAAATCGTTCTTTTCCCGCAACCGTTGGCCGAATTGAACCGGGAATGGTTTTGCGATAG
- a CDS encoding calcium-binding protein — protein sequence MTTNLGAGPQYYDQDVGFAPRPDTIYGGTGNDTILSSTLGGSNIQGEADNDILQSRGPGDTVFGGTGNDSLRSQQLGTRLFGNEGRDTLSADLTASLYGGQDNDFLVGQSANNYIFGNKEADTLLGGIQGGDFLYGGSGADLMGFVGTNGQSNLAGVAVTGAVGGLNQGNNYVSGDLGRDSIVGINTGDTLLGGDDNDSIIGVGSLNVLDGGSGNDSIQVQNPIATLQFSTSPAVVGLSQITLSGGAGDDTLYGGIGRFGEGQNYMDGGDGNDTIRSYALQDALYGGAGNDLITTATTDVLTTQGSSTQPGFAGESTLYGGGGNDTLIAAFSTDYLYGDAGNDSLSGKFTLLDGGDGNDTLNGGNWTLPGGGGKAPAVTLLGGSGSDYISGAFGEVANIYDGGLGDDTIIFTTTNDSLLGEGSSEGNDKISFVGGLGLGFTTTSFVLVDTLGNNTISGSDGNDSIVTGSGADFLQGGSVAATAGLDVGFGDDTIISGGGNDYLFGGSGQDVLFGEADNDTLQGGTEQDTLVGGAGADVFLYQFKSDLNGTLADLITDFNSSEGDNIYFSRAAGGFAFDLRPGVPTTELSFEQFIVLDTSYSGGAANTQAPTNVGPVLVYEETSGALWYDSDGGLGTPADLVAFMKQPDNTIPTLTRTDFTIII from the coding sequence ATGACAACAAATTTAGGCGCGGGGCCACAATATTACGATCAGGATGTGGGTTTTGCCCCCAGACCCGATACAATTTATGGTGGAACCGGAAATGACACCATTCTTTCTTCTACCCTTGGTGGAAGCAATATTCAAGGTGAGGCCGATAATGATATTCTGCAAAGCAGAGGCCCAGGGGATACGGTTTTCGGTGGGACGGGTAATGATTCCCTAAGATCTCAACAGCTTGGCACCCGTCTGTTTGGTAATGAAGGCCGGGACACCTTATCGGCGGATTTAACAGCCAGCCTGTATGGGGGGCAAGATAACGACTTTTTAGTAGGTCAATCTGCCAATAACTACATCTTTGGAAATAAAGAAGCAGATACTCTGCTGGGGGGTATTCAAGGTGGAGATTTCCTCTATGGCGGTTCAGGAGCCGACCTTATGGGGTTTGTAGGTACCAATGGTCAAAGTAACCTCGCAGGAGTTGCTGTTACTGGGGCTGTAGGTGGCTTGAACCAAGGAAACAACTATGTCTCCGGGGATCTAGGCAGGGATAGTATTGTTGGGATTAACACCGGGGATACCCTCCTTGGTGGTGATGATAATGACTCCATTATTGGCGTAGGCAGTCTCAACGTCCTAGATGGGGGTTCAGGAAATGATTCCATTCAGGTTCAAAATCCAATCGCCACATTACAATTCTCCACCAGCCCTGCTGTTGTTGGTCTAAGCCAAATTACCCTAAGCGGTGGTGCGGGTGATGATACTCTCTACGGTGGTATTGGTCGCTTTGGAGAAGGCCAGAACTACATGGACGGTGGGGATGGTAACGATACAATCCGAAGCTACGCTCTTCAGGATGCCCTGTATGGTGGTGCTGGAAATGACTTGATCACAACAGCAACTACAGATGTTCTGACCACTCAAGGGAGCAGCACCCAACCCGGTTTTGCTGGTGAAAGTACCCTCTATGGTGGCGGTGGAAATGATACCTTAATCGCCGCCTTTAGTACAGATTACCTCTATGGTGATGCGGGTAATGACAGCCTCTCTGGAAAATTCACCCTTTTAGATGGTGGAGATGGGAATGACACCCTTAATGGAGGAAATTGGACATTACCTGGAGGCGGAGGGAAAGCTCCTGCGGTTACCTTATTGGGTGGTTCTGGTAGCGACTATATTTCCGGTGCATTCGGCGAAGTTGCTAATATTTATGATGGTGGTCTCGGAGATGACACCATTATCTTTACCACAACCAATGATAGCCTTCTGGGTGAGGGTTCCTCAGAGGGTAATGACAAGATTTCCTTTGTGGGGGGTTTAGGCCTAGGTTTCACCACAACCAGTTTTGTCTTAGTTGATACCCTAGGCAATAACACCATTTCTGGTAGTGATGGCAATGACAGCATCGTGACTGGAAGTGGTGCTGACTTCCTACAAGGGGGAAGCGTTGCCGCGACTGCGGGATTGGATGTTGGTTTCGGAGATGACACTATTATCTCTGGTGGTGGCAATGACTACCTCTTCGGGGGTTCTGGACAAGATGTACTGTTTGGGGAAGCCGATAACGATACCCTGCAAGGTGGCACTGAGCAAGATACATTAGTCGGAGGTGCCGGTGCTGATGTCTTCCTCTACCAGTTCAAATCCGATCTCAATGGCACTTTAGCCGACTTGATTACTGACTTCAACTCCAGTGAAGGTGACAACATCTACTTCTCTCGTGCGGCTGGAGGCTTTGCCTTTGATTTGCGTCCGGGTGTCCCAACCACTGAACTGTCTTTCGAGCAATTTATCGTTCTCGATACCAGTTACAGTGGCGGTGCTGCGAATACTCAAGCACCAACAAATGTCGGCCCTGTGTTAGTGTACGAGGAAACCAGTGGAGCCTTATGGTATGACTCCGATGGCGGTCTTGGAACTCCGGCTGATTTAGTTGCCTTCATGAAACAGCCAGACAATACAATTCCAACCCTGACCCGGACAGATTTTACAATCATCATCTAG
- a CDS encoding glycosyltransferase family 2 protein encodes MPRVTVIIPTYNQEQYIVEAIDSVLTQTYQDFEIIITNDGSSDQTLQRIQEKSDPRIRYFSFDQNQGVSIAANHCIRQATGELIAILDSDNIFLPDKLEKQVNFLDDHPQFDAVFTYAKIIDKYGNPHGGKEAQFEQLFTQENKNRFHWLNSFFYADNSLCNTSVLIKKKCYNTIGLYDPRLRQLHDLDFWIRLCLKSEIYILPEPLVLFRFHDSNISGLKSENIIRHSWEVSQLLSHYFSPEVIQNFTKIFPQQQRVKTSITPEDIQFLIAKLALNVQRPSHQYFGIHTLYQLMNHVQTAEYLEKTYAFKYTDLIHLAGIHDAFQLMSNRKLKHNLKITQKQLEAVQNQNQILQQKLDTVSIKTESKLNPSCPLVSILIPTYNGEGFLSKAIQSALDQTYPNLEIIISDDGSTDETVKIAKAFQENSLIPYRIITHSKYGLVKNLNFCIQQAQGKYLKFIFQDDWLEPKCIEEMVNLAEQDPEIGLVFSPRQVVIDPHSKSDLICQSAYKGAINLHQKWSDLKPIQSGQDLLSDPNCLIGGLNKIGEPTTVLILKQVFEELGGFDFQLQQLLDVDMWLRIMGRYKIAFVDQTLSYLLIHKQQQTQVNIAQQENYKDYERLYLKLLQDSSYAFLNPSLKRMILQKALLNSEFYLKLIKNLLNQYQENPRDLILDNLQLVRQTLVQYWLTLTPRELETQYPHKIRPIYQLLLTSNVVDQEVGEQEQFWIEPLEERLNQGLYSCDLIPNLMGIMLYKRAYQLPFIYENAVIPKYFFPEFIAWLFSSVDFFKTQEYVEQYIDFQENLLAYIINNLKTDSSASELWIYVAQSYLQYSRLTSEYLTPINLQKIYEYRNKIIDFLVQNSKDNDPS; translated from the coding sequence ATGCCTAGAGTTACCGTTATTATTCCCACTTACAACCAAGAACAATACATTGTAGAAGCTATTGATAGTGTTTTAACCCAAACCTATCAAGATTTTGAAATTATTATCACAAATGATGGTTCTTCTGATCAAACTCTACAACGCATTCAAGAAAAATCTGATCCCCGAATTCGTTACTTTTCTTTTGATCAAAATCAAGGGGTTAGTATCGCAGCCAACCATTGTATTCGTCAAGCGACGGGAGAATTGATTGCAATTTTAGACTCTGACAATATTTTTTTACCGGATAAGCTTGAAAAACAAGTTAATTTTTTAGATGATCATCCTCAGTTTGATGCTGTTTTTACCTATGCCAAAATTATTGATAAATATGGTAATCCTCATGGGGGAAAAGAAGCCCAGTTTGAACAGTTATTTACTCAAGAAAATAAAAATCGTTTTCACTGGTTAAACTCTTTTTTTTATGCCGATAATTCCCTGTGTAATACCAGTGTTTTAATTAAGAAAAAATGCTATAATACAATCGGACTATATGATCCGCGATTACGTCAATTGCATGACTTAGATTTCTGGATACGTTTGTGTCTAAAATCCGAGATTTATATTTTACCTGAACCCTTAGTTTTATTCCGATTTCATGATAGTAATATTAGTGGTTTAAAATCAGAAAATATTATTCGACATAGTTGGGAAGTCTCTCAATTGCTTTCGCATTATTTCTCTCCTGAAGTTATTCAAAATTTTACTAAAATTTTTCCTCAGCAGCAACGGGTTAAAACTTCCATTACGCCTGAAGATATTCAATTTTTAATTGCAAAACTGGCTTTAAATGTTCAGCGTCCCAGTCATCAATATTTTGGAATTCATACCCTATATCAGTTGATGAATCATGTTCAAACGGCTGAATATCTGGAAAAAACCTATGCTTTTAAATATACTGATCTGATTCATCTTGCGGGAATTCATGATGCTTTCCAACTGATGAGCAACAGAAAACTCAAACATAATCTTAAAATCACTCAAAAACAACTCGAAGCAGTACAAAATCAAAATCAAATTTTACAACAAAAATTAGATACCGTTTCTATTAAAACTGAATCTAAACTGAATCCATCTTGTCCGTTGGTGAGTATACTAATTCCTACTTATAATGGGGAAGGTTTTTTATCAAAAGCAATTCAAAGTGCGTTAGATCAAACCTATCCTAACTTAGAAATTATTATTTCTGATGATGGTTCAACAGATGAGACTGTAAAAATTGCCAAAGCTTTTCAAGAAAATTCTTTGATTCCTTATCGGATTATTACTCATTCTAAATATGGATTAGTCAAAAATCTAAATTTCTGTATTCAGCAAGCTCAGGGGAAGTACCTCAAATTTATTTTTCAAGATGATTGGTTAGAGCCTAAATGTATTGAAGAAATGGTAAATTTAGCCGAACAAGATCCAGAAATTGGTTTAGTTTTTTCTCCTCGTCAAGTTGTGATTGATCCCCATTCAAAATCCGATCTAATTTGTCAATCTGCTTATAAAGGTGCGATTAATTTACATCAAAAATGGTCGGATTTAAAACCCATTCAATCAGGTCAGGATCTTTTATCTGATCCTAACTGTTTAATTGGAGGGTTAAATAAAATTGGTGAACCGACAACGGTATTAATTCTCAAACAAGTTTTTGAGGAATTAGGAGGATTTGATTTTCAGCTTCAACAACTGCTGGACGTTGATATGTGGTTGAGAATTATGGGACGTTATAAAATTGCTTTTGTGGATCAAACTTTATCTTATCTTCTGATTCATAAACAACAACAAACTCAAGTTAATATTGCTCAACAAGAAAATTATAAAGATTATGAAAGACTTTATTTAAAACTATTGCAAGATTCTAGTTATGCTTTTTTGAATCCCTCTTTAAAAAGGATGATTTTACAAAAAGCCTTATTAAATTCAGAATTTTATCTCAAATTAATAAAAAATTTACTGAATCAATATCAAGAAAATCCCAGGGATCTAATTTTAGATAATCTCCAGTTAGTTCGCCAAACCCTAGTACAATATTGGTTAACTTTAACTCCCAGGGAGTTAGAAACTCAATACCCCCATAAAATCCGTCCCATTTATCAACTTTTATTAACAAGTAATGTTGTCGATCAAGAAGTTGGTGAACAGGAGCAATTTTGGATAGAGCCACTTGAAGAACGGCTTAATCAAGGGTTATATTCCTGTGATTTAATTCCTAATTTGATGGGAATTATGTTATACAAAAGAGCCTATCAACTTCCTTTTATATACGAAAATGCGGTAATTCCCAAATATTTTTTCCCTGAATTTATCGCTTGGCTGTTTTCAAGCGTTGATTTTTTCAAAACTCAAGAATATGTTGAACAATATATTGATTTTCAAGAAAATTTATTAGCTTATATTATCAACAACTTAAAGACGGATTCATCCGCGTCTGAATTGTGGATATATGTCGCTCAATCTTATCTTCAATATTCTCGACTAACTTCTGAGTATTTAACCCCGATTAATCTTCAAAAGATCTATGAGTATAGAAACAAAATTATTGATTTTCTAGTTCAAAACTCAAAAGACAATGATCCGAGTTGA
- a CDS encoding calcium-binding protein: protein MRILFTIPHFFNPDGDGKHASLSKDPRPRITGLVFALTALRELYSQSQCMINIAQCATIPVNQEQNYQVDIVICTTQDYHLLAQIPLPSWFCKHYSTQTEPMLLGFECHRVLREYLGQYDYYCYLEDDLILHDPWLFTKLNWFNRHTGNTCLLQPNRYEVSPHSKVIKAYIDGDLLPQITANFQNIQDQPQFVGKVMEQAVSFKRPLNPHAGCFFLNAEQMESWAKQPYFLDRDCSFIGPLESAATLGIMKTFKVYKPTASHANFLEIQHFGSGFLNLIGRQVKHFDQDNNTETSQSQSNPVASEKD, encoded by the coding sequence ATGCGAATTTTATTTACGATTCCTCACTTTTTCAACCCGGATGGAGATGGAAAACACGCCTCTTTAAGTAAAGATCCTCGCCCTCGAATTACTGGGTTAGTATTCGCTTTAACTGCTTTACGCGAATTGTATAGTCAATCCCAGTGTATGATTAATATTGCTCAATGTGCAACGATTCCAGTTAATCAGGAACAAAATTATCAAGTTGATATTGTGATTTGTACGACTCAAGACTATCATTTACTCGCACAAATTCCTTTACCTTCATGGTTTTGTAAACATTACTCGACCCAAACAGAGCCAATGTTACTGGGATTTGAATGCCATCGAGTTTTGCGGGAATATTTGGGTCAATATGATTATTATTGTTATTTAGAGGATGATTTGATTTTGCATGATCCCTGGCTATTTACTAAGTTAAATTGGTTTAATCGTCATACCGGAAATACCTGTCTTTTACAACCCAACCGTTACGAAGTTTCTCCTCACAGCAAAGTGATTAAGGCTTATATTGATGGAGATCTTTTACCTCAGATCACGGCTAATTTTCAAAATATTCAAGATCAACCGCAGTTTGTTGGTAAAGTTATGGAGCAGGCTGTTTCTTTCAAGCGTCCTTTAAATCCCCATGCAGGTTGTTTCTTTTTGAATGCTGAACAAATGGAATCTTGGGCAAAACAACCCTATTTTTTAGATCGAGATTGTAGTTTTATTGGGCCGTTAGAAAGTGCCGCCACTCTAGGAATTATGAAAACATTTAAAGTTTATAAACCTACTGCGTCCCATGCTAATTTTTTAGAAATTCAGCATTTTGGTTCCGGTTTTCTCAATTTAATTGGAAGACAAGTTAAACATTTTGATCAAGATAACAATACAGAAACAAGTCAGTCCCAATCAAACCCAGTAGCATCAGAAAAAGACTGA
- a CDS encoding glycosyltransferase family protein yields the protein MNRDTTDQVNDHNFNRKPSELLDFLPPNAQILIDVGCLNKSTVSYYKRINPKSFYGGILINAEFNSKATEGLDQIVLSSIDQLETIALDLEEATVDCLIYDLILHQLRNPLKVLQHYTRWLKDGGQVLAYIPNGQYWKNIINLLQGKAEILSPEDRFQKGLTLETIQKIFWESGLYIYEIQTRGNKDEEFQKFLELVHPLRDSLGLDPSRFATQTAAEYYLVRAIKSVQPPRRLLIQTAIMAPTGCDRIRVLEPDQLSATIPGTRTISASKSIPTGSILPEEEKVFIWQRTILSYNHHLEILKNLLKQDYLIIAEIDDNPLRRREYAEHRYLSYRGCHGVQTSTQPLGVFLQQFNPNVAIFKNHLLTLPPPRIYSNSRVTLFFGALNREQDWQPIMEALNRVLIRHQTHVQVKVIHDRRFFDQLEISEKEFEPFCSYDRYNQILQSCDIALLPLTPTPVNLMKSDLKFLECAGQGVAVLASPTVYEQSIIHGETGLIYRTIQQFEMYFNELIINTSLRRKIATNAYNWVRDHRLLCQHYQQRREWYLQMRDQLPSLNQELRQRVPEL from the coding sequence ATGAATAGAGATACTACAGATCAGGTCAATGATCATAATTTCAATCGAAAACCCTCGGAGTTGTTGGATTTTTTACCCCCTAATGCTCAAATCCTGATAGACGTGGGTTGTTTAAACAAAAGTACAGTTTCTTATTATAAACGAATTAATCCTAAAAGTTTTTATGGGGGAATTTTAATTAATGCTGAGTTTAATTCAAAAGCAACAGAAGGGTTAGATCAGATTGTCCTCAGTTCGATTGATCAGTTAGAAACAATTGCATTAGATTTAGAAGAAGCAACGGTAGATTGTTTGATCTATGATTTGATTTTACACCAACTTAGAAACCCCTTAAAAGTCTTACAACATTATACCCGATGGTTAAAAGATGGCGGTCAGGTTTTAGCTTATATTCCTAATGGTCAGTATTGGAAAAATATTATTAATTTGTTGCAAGGAAAAGCAGAAATTTTATCCCCAGAAGATCGTTTTCAAAAGGGATTAACCTTAGAAACTATTCAAAAAATATTTTGGGAATCGGGACTCTATATTTATGAAATTCAAACCAGAGGTAATAAGGATGAGGAATTTCAAAAATTCTTGGAATTAGTACATCCTCTTCGGGATAGTTTGGGGTTAGATCCGAGTCGTTTTGCTACTCAAACCGCAGCAGAATATTATCTAGTCCGCGCGATCAAATCTGTTCAACCTCCTCGGCGTTTATTAATTCAAACTGCGATTATGGCTCCGACAGGATGCGATCGCATTCGAGTTTTAGAACCGGATCAATTGAGTGCAACCATACCGGGAACGCGCACGATTTCAGCGTCTAAATCTATTCCTACGGGTTCAATTTTGCCCGAAGAAGAAAAAGTTTTTATTTGGCAACGCACAATTTTATCTTATAATCATCACTTAGAAATATTAAAAAATTTGTTGAAACAGGATTATTTAATTATTGCTGAAATTGATGATAATCCTTTACGAAGAAGGGAGTATGCTGAACATCGTTATCTTAGTTATCGCGGATGTCATGGGGTACAAACTTCAACACAACCCTTGGGGGTATTTCTACAACAATTTAATCCTAATGTTGCTATTTTTAAGAATCATTTGCTGACTTTACCTCCCCCTCGAATCTATTCTAATTCAAGAGTTACTTTATTTTTTGGAGCCTTAAATCGAGAACAGGATTGGCAACCGATTATGGAAGCTTTAAACCGGGTTTTAATCCGTCATCAAACCCATGTTCAAGTCAAGGTGATTCATGATCGCCGTTTTTTTGATCAGTTAGAAATATCGGAGAAAGAATTTGAGCCCTTTTGCAGTTATGATAGATATAATCAAATTCTCCAAAGTTGTGATATTGCGTTATTACCCCTAACACCTACACCTGTTAATTTGATGAAATCGGATTTAAAGTTTTTAGAATGTGCGGGTCAGGGTGTTGCTGTTTTAGCGAGTCCGACGGTATATGAACAATCGATAATTCATGGAGAAACGGGTTTAATTTATCGAACAATCCAACAGTTTGAAATGTATTTTAATGAACTGATTATCAATACGTCACTCCGTCGAAAAATTGCCACAAATGCCTATAATTGGGTACGGGATCACCGTTTACTTTGCCAACATTATCAACAACGACGAGAATGGTATTTACAAATGCGAGATCAGTTACCCAGTTTGAATCAAGAACTGCGTCAACGAGTTCCTGAATTATGA